One stretch of Streptomyces sp. R21 DNA includes these proteins:
- a CDS encoding putative bifunctional diguanylate cyclase/phosphodiesterase: MTAEPDGPEDRLRRFATIWSRAVYPVTSTSLTRPEFELQLVPLARRLSDALRARVFEAAEGQAVGAALITAHCTDPEALSRSLDCVDAYLVLYCGDDGPQEALRTRSARLQHAMAAGFAKALRERTLSEQEAISRAALNARSAVAEALHASEARFRAVFEGAAIGIGIADLDGNILQVNGALLRMFGGSEQSVRGRRVQEWTHPDDAPQVWRLYEELVRGDREHYHVEKAFYRPDGTVLWTNLTVSLLRDADGQPQYQLALMEDTTERRLLNLRLRYEATHDALTGLPNRTLFFERLDKALSASEGQRFGLCYLDLDGFKTINDSLGHAAGDRLLVEVADRLQSCATAPGEMVARLGGDEFVALTTGTDTEREVDELAGRIMNALVTPISIDGRELTVRGSIGIVEGPAGERGPAEVLRSADITMYRAKSAGGNRFELADPEADARAITRHGLTTQLPAALDRGEFFIEYQPLVHLGDGSVRGAEALVRWLHPQHGVLGPDRFIPLAEHTGLIVPLGRWVLEQSVRQAREWQERHTDAGSLRINVNLSPCQLSHPGLVQDTVDILERAGLGAEALCLEVTESALIGADDDLLKPLRRLAEMGVDIALDDFGTGYSNLANLRRLPVSILKLDRSFTQGMQQFPADPVDLKIVEGIVSLAHSLDLAVTVEGVETGAQAEQLRILGCDTAQGWYYARPGPPERLHELALVDATA; this comes from the coding sequence GTGACCGCCGAGCCGGACGGACCGGAGGACAGACTGCGCAGGTTCGCGACGATCTGGAGCCGGGCGGTCTATCCCGTCACCTCCACGTCGCTGACCCGGCCGGAGTTCGAGCTGCAACTCGTGCCGCTCGCCCGGCGGTTGAGCGACGCGCTGCGGGCGAGGGTCTTCGAGGCGGCTGAGGGGCAGGCGGTCGGCGCCGCGCTCATCACGGCGCACTGCACCGACCCGGAGGCGCTCAGTCGCTCCCTCGACTGCGTCGACGCCTACCTGGTGCTCTACTGCGGCGACGACGGCCCCCAGGAGGCGTTGCGCACCCGCTCGGCGCGGCTCCAGCACGCCATGGCCGCCGGGTTCGCCAAGGCGCTGCGGGAGCGGACGCTCTCCGAGCAAGAGGCCATCTCCCGGGCCGCGTTGAACGCCCGCAGTGCGGTGGCCGAGGCGCTGCACGCCAGCGAGGCCCGCTTCCGCGCGGTGTTCGAGGGCGCGGCCATAGGGATCGGCATCGCCGACCTCGACGGGAACATCCTCCAGGTCAACGGCGCGCTGCTGCGCATGTTCGGCGGGTCCGAGCAGTCGGTGCGCGGCCGCCGGGTCCAGGAGTGGACGCACCCCGACGACGCACCCCAAGTCTGGCGCCTGTACGAGGAGTTGGTGCGCGGCGACCGCGAGCACTACCACGTCGAGAAGGCGTTCTACCGCCCCGACGGCACCGTGCTGTGGACCAACCTGACGGTGTCTCTGCTGCGCGACGCGGACGGCCAGCCCCAGTACCAGCTGGCGCTGATGGAGGACACCACCGAGCGCCGGCTGCTCAATCTGCGGCTGCGCTACGAGGCCACGCACGACGCGCTCACCGGCCTGCCCAACCGGACCCTCTTCTTCGAGCGCCTGGACAAGGCGCTGTCCGCGAGCGAGGGCCAGCGCTTCGGCCTGTGCTACCTCGACCTCGACGGCTTCAAGACGATCAACGACAGTCTCGGCCACGCGGCCGGCGACCGGCTGCTCGTCGAGGTCGCCGACCGGCTGCAGTCCTGCGCGACCGCCCCCGGCGAGATGGTCGCCCGGCTCGGCGGCGACGAGTTCGTTGCGCTGACCACCGGAACCGACACCGAGCGCGAGGTCGACGAGCTCGCCGGGCGCATCATGAACGCGCTCGTCACCCCGATCAGCATCGACGGCCGGGAACTGACCGTGCGCGGCAGCATCGGCATCGTCGAGGGCCCGGCCGGGGAGCGCGGGCCAGCAGAGGTGCTGCGCAGCGCCGACATCACGATGTACCGGGCCAAGTCCGCGGGCGGCAACCGCTTCGAGCTCGCCGACCCGGAGGCCGACGCCCGCGCCATCACCCGGCACGGCCTCACCACCCAGCTCCCGGCGGCCCTGGACCGGGGCGAGTTCTTCATCGAGTACCAGCCGCTGGTGCACCTCGGCGACGGCAGCGTGCGGGGCGCCGAGGCTCTGGTGCGCTGGCTGCACCCGCAGCACGGCGTGCTGGGCCCGGACCGCTTCATCCCGCTCGCCGAGCACACCGGACTGATCGTTCCGCTCGGCCGCTGGGTCCTGGAGCAGTCGGTGCGCCAGGCCCGTGAGTGGCAGGAACGGCACACCGACGCGGGCTCGTTGCGCATCAACGTCAACCTGTCGCCATGCCAGTTGTCCCACCCCGGCTTGGTCCAGGACACGGTCGACATCCTGGAGCGGGCCGGCCTCGGGGCGGAGGCGCTCTGCCTGGAGGTCACCGAGTCCGCGCTGATCGGCGCCGACGACGACCTGCTCAAACCGCTGCGGCGCCTCGCCGAGATGGGCGTCGACATCGCTCTCGACGACTTCGGCACGGGCTACTCCAATCTCGCCAACCTGCGGCGCCTGCCGGTCAGCATCCTCAAGCTGGACCGCTCCTTCACCCAGGGCATGCAGCAGTTCCCGGCGGACCCCGTCGACCTCAAGATCGTCGAGGGGATCGTTTCGCTCGCCCACAGCCTGGACCTGGCGGTCACGGTGGAGGGCGTGGAGACGGGCGCCCAGGCGGAGCAGCTGCGGATACTGGGCTGCGACACGGCCCAGGGCTGGTACTACGCCCGCCCGGGCCCGCCGGAGCGGCTGCACGAGCTGGCACTGGTGGACGCGACGGCGTGA
- a CDS encoding SAM-dependent methyltransferase: protein MERPAWAPRSIDISVPSVSRIYDYYLGGSHNFEVDREAARRAMEFMPGLPKIMQANRAFMRRAVRFAADEGITQFLDIGSGIPTFGNVHEIAQSACPGARVMYVDHDPVAVAHSEAVLEGNENADVLAADLLKPQEILSNPQVQRLIDLNRPVALLLVAILHFVEDADDPYKAVAELRDALAPGSLLVVTHASYEGIPLPQEQAEGTVDVYKNIRNPLIMRSREEIARFFEGYDMVEPGLVPMPKWRPDTAPEDEDPYSFSGFAGVGRTA from the coding sequence ATGGAGCGTCCCGCCTGGGCCCCCCGGAGCATCGACATCTCGGTGCCGAGCGTGTCCCGCATCTACGACTACTACCTGGGCGGTTCGCACAATTTCGAGGTCGACCGCGAGGCGGCCCGCAGGGCGATGGAGTTCATGCCGGGACTCCCCAAGATCATGCAGGCGAACCGGGCGTTCATGCGCCGGGCCGTGCGCTTCGCGGCCGATGAGGGCATCACCCAGTTCCTGGACATCGGTTCGGGCATTCCCACCTTCGGCAATGTCCATGAGATCGCCCAGAGCGCATGCCCCGGCGCACGCGTCATGTACGTCGACCACGACCCGGTGGCCGTCGCCCACAGCGAGGCGGTCCTGGAGGGCAACGAGAACGCGGACGTGCTCGCCGCGGATCTCCTCAAGCCCCAGGAGATCCTTTCGAACCCCCAGGTTCAGCGACTGATCGACCTGAACCGGCCGGTTGCCCTCCTTCTCGTTGCCATACTTCACTTCGTGGAGGACGCGGACGACCCGTACAAGGCGGTGGCCGAGCTGCGCGACGCGCTCGCGCCGGGCAGCCTGCTCGTCGTCACGCATGCCTCGTACGAGGGAATCCCGCTCCCGCAGGAGCAGGCCGAGGGCACGGTCGACGTGTACAAGAACATTCGCAACCCGCTGATCATGCGCTCGCGCGAGGAGATCGCGCGGTTCTTCGAGGGGTACGACATGGTGGAACCGGGACTGGTGCCGATGCCGAAGTGGCGGCCCGACACGGCACCCGAGGACGAGGATCCCTATTCCTTCTCCGGGTTCGCCGGCGTGGGGCGCACGGCGTGA
- a CDS encoding SCO0930 family lipoprotein: MKTSWRSASLVATAAAVLALTTACGQESTPSTGSQNVGAAAAADGYGSTASPTVGAGAGNGYGADSKDEQGAAQSAAAGALAVAENVKLGKVVTDSAGMTLYRFDKDTAEPPKSNCDGDCATAWPPVPADGATAAAGVDKAALGEVTRADGSKQLTIDGWPMYRYAKDTKAGDTNGQGVGGTWFASAPNGKKAALEADLPGLSTRNDPKLGEIIVDKNGMTVYRFMKDEAWPKPVSNCTGACLEKWPVVAPVDASDTKGVQKKGLMGFTRPDGAKQMTVNCWPIYTFSGDKAAGDTNGQGVGGTWYAVAPDGKPVGAPKK; this comes from the coding sequence ATGAAGACCTCCTGGCGGAGCGCCTCACTCGTGGCGACAGCTGCGGCCGTGCTGGCGTTGACGACGGCGTGCGGTCAGGAAAGCACTCCTTCGACAGGCAGCCAGAACGTGGGCGCCGCGGCGGCGGCCGACGGTTACGGCTCCACGGCCAGCCCCACGGTCGGTGCGGGCGCGGGCAATGGCTACGGCGCCGATTCCAAGGACGAGCAGGGCGCGGCCCAGTCGGCGGCGGCCGGCGCGCTCGCCGTTGCCGAGAACGTGAAGCTGGGGAAGGTCGTCACCGACAGTGCCGGGATGACCCTCTACCGCTTCGACAAGGACACTGCCGAGCCGCCGAAGTCGAACTGTGACGGCGACTGTGCGACGGCCTGGCCGCCGGTGCCCGCCGACGGTGCCACCGCCGCCGCCGGCGTGGACAAGGCGGCCCTTGGTGAGGTCACCCGTGCGGACGGAAGCAAGCAGCTGACGATTGACGGCTGGCCGATGTACCGGTACGCCAAGGACACCAAGGCCGGTGACACCAACGGCCAGGGTGTGGGCGGCACTTGGTTCGCGTCCGCCCCCAACGGCAAGAAGGCGGCCCTGGAGGCCGACCTGCCGGGTCTGTCCACCCGCAACGACCCGAAGCTCGGCGAGATCATCGTCGACAAGAACGGCATGACGGTCTACCGCTTCATGAAGGACGAGGCCTGGCCGAAGCCGGTGTCGAACTGCACCGGAGCCTGCCTGGAGAAGTGGCCGGTCGTCGCGCCCGTCGACGCCAGCGACACCAAGGGCGTCCAGAAGAAGGGCCTGATGGGCTTCACCCGCCCGGACGGCGCCAAGCAGATGACCGTCAACTGCTGGCCCATCTACACCTTCTCCGGTGACAAGGCCGCCGGAGACACCAACGGTCAGGGCGTCGGCGGCACCTGGTACGCCGTCGCCCCCGACGGAAAGCCGGTCGGCGCGCCGAAGAAGTAG
- a CDS encoding class F sortase encodes MSASELAEEEERQKKRAPWGVIALVLLTGLALIRNGSGEFDVGPPQPASAAAADSRATAHGTFTKAPDPLPYAVVDRVRIPAIRVDAPAMPVGLDADGWVGAPPPEDPNLAGWFTGAVSPGEKGTAVIVGHVDNKQGPAVFYGLGALKKGNRIEVQRKDGKTAAFEIYGIEVFAKNNFPGDRVYGNKGTPELRVITCGGGFSKQNGYDGNVVVFARLVEVR; translated from the coding sequence ATGTCTGCGTCCGAGCTGGCCGAAGAGGAGGAGCGGCAGAAGAAGCGCGCTCCTTGGGGCGTGATAGCGCTTGTTCTGCTGACCGGCCTCGCTCTCATCCGGAATGGCTCCGGAGAGTTCGACGTGGGTCCGCCGCAGCCCGCTTCCGCGGCGGCGGCTGACAGCCGCGCGACGGCCCACGGCACTTTCACCAAGGCGCCGGACCCCTTGCCGTACGCCGTGGTCGACCGGGTCAGGATTCCGGCGATCCGGGTGGACGCGCCGGCCATGCCGGTGGGACTCGACGCGGACGGGTGGGTCGGCGCGCCACCGCCGGAGGACCCCAATCTCGCGGGTTGGTTCACCGGAGCGGTCTCGCCCGGCGAGAAGGGCACGGCGGTGATCGTGGGCCACGTGGACAACAAGCAGGGCCCCGCCGTCTTCTACGGACTCGGGGCACTGAAAAAGGGCAACCGCATCGAGGTGCAGCGCAAGGACGGAAAGACCGCCGCATTCGAGATCTACGGCATCGAGGTCTTCGCGAAGAACAACTTCCCCGGCGACCGCGTGTACGGCAACAAGGGAACTCCCGAATTGCGCGTCATCACCTGCGGTGGCGGTTTCTCCAAGCAGAACGGCTACGACGGAAACGTCGTCGTGTTCGCCCGCCTGGTCGAGGTTCGCTGA
- a CDS encoding polysaccharide deacetylase family protein, which yields MKKDQLLTRRRALIAGAAVLGAAGAAGTARVLTAEPAAKPVRHAAAAAGPQARRPLKPSAYRLQPIAGYGPPHSTPARTLVRHEPFLRMSGRGRSMVLTFDDGPDPRYTPHILATLREYDVRAMFFVCGEMAVDNKDLLREMSDDGHIVGNHTWTHPLLTRLTRSAIHSEIARTSEVIDDAYGEPPVWFRAPYGAWNRATFQIGAELGMEPLAWTVDTLDWTTPGARTIVDRVEGGAAPGVVVLSHDAGGDRSQSVRALRDYLPQLLDSGYHITVPRRRST from the coding sequence ATGAAAAAGGATCAGCTGCTCACGCGGCGCCGGGCGTTGATCGCCGGTGCCGCCGTCCTGGGGGCGGCCGGGGCAGCGGGCACGGCCCGCGTCCTCACCGCCGAACCTGCCGCGAAACCGGTGCGTCACGCCGCCGCGGCCGCGGGCCCACAGGCGCGCCGCCCCCTGAAGCCCTCCGCCTACCGCCTCCAGCCGATCGCCGGATACGGCCCCCCGCACAGCACACCCGCGCGCACGCTCGTCCGTCACGAGCCGTTCCTGCGGATGTCCGGGCGCGGCCGCAGTATGGTGCTGACCTTCGACGACGGCCCCGACCCGCGCTACACGCCGCACATCCTGGCCACCCTGCGCGAGTACGACGTGCGCGCGATGTTCTTCGTGTGCGGGGAGATGGCCGTCGACAACAAGGATCTGCTGCGGGAGATGTCCGACGACGGGCACATCGTCGGCAACCACACCTGGACCCATCCGCTGCTGACCCGGCTGACGCGCTCCGCGATCCACTCCGAGATCGCGCGCACCAGCGAGGTCATCGACGACGCCTACGGGGAGCCGCCCGTCTGGTTCCGTGCGCCCTACGGCGCCTGGAACCGGGCGACCTTCCAGATCGGCGCCGAGCTTGGCATGGAGCCGCTGGCCTGGACGGTGGACACGCTGGACTGGACGACGCCGGGCGCCCGCACGATCGTCGACCGGGTCGAGGGCGGCGCGGCCCCGGGTGTGGTGGTCCTCTCGCACGACGCGGGCGGCGACCGCTCGCAGAGCGTCCGGGCGCTGCGCGACTATCTGCCGCAACTGCTGGACTCGGGCTACCACATCACTGTGCCGCGCCGGAGGTCCACGTAG
- a CDS encoding universal stress protein: MTEQQHSHQFERGTDGPKVIVVGVDGSDSSLRAAAYAGGLARRQHALLAVVYVQPVMATGAALGAPVAETTDEIAEDLIAQIRDATERVKGIFDVRWEFHTFRGDPYNGLVKAADELKADAVVVGASEQAGHRIVGSVAVRLVKAGRWPVTVVP; encoded by the coding sequence GTGACGGAACAGCAGCACTCGCATCAGTTCGAGCGGGGCACGGACGGCCCCAAGGTGATCGTCGTCGGCGTCGACGGCTCCGATTCCTCGCTTCGCGCGGCGGCCTACGCCGGAGGCCTGGCCCGACGTCAGCACGCGCTGCTCGCCGTGGTGTACGTCCAGCCGGTGATGGCGACGGGAGCGGCCCTCGGGGCGCCGGTCGCCGAGACGACCGACGAGATCGCCGAGGACCTCATCGCGCAGATCCGGGACGCCACCGAGCGCGTCAAGGGCATATTCGACGTGCGCTGGGAGTTCCACACCTTCCGCGGCGACCCCTACAACGGCCTGGTCAAGGCAGCGGACGAGCTGAAGGCGGACGCGGTCGTGGTGGGCGCGTCGGAGCAGGCCGGCCACCGGATCGTCGGTTCTGTCGCGGTCCGGCTGGTGAAGGCGGGGCGCTGGCCGGTGACGGTGGTGCCGTAG
- a CDS encoding alpha/beta fold hydrolase — protein sequence MKVASELSYFTSTDGDLAYRDTGTGDLVVLLHSGYVDHRLFEGQIPALEEAGYRVVAVDIRGHGWSANASEPFRWADDLAVLLRHLDAGPAVLVGVSMGGAVASDTAIEYPELVRGIVLSGASASDFHYTDPRSAEFLAESAKTLQAGDIEGWLKVFRRSVAGVHRTTAEVDPAILERVTEMALHTIAKHTPGEHNWHVPMTDTWPRVPKIDVPVLTVNGALDSPDLIADAERFARTVQNGRSVIVEGTSHFPNLEKPEQFNAILADFLGSL from the coding sequence ATGAAGGTTGCTTCGGAACTGAGCTATTTCACGTCCACCGACGGCGATCTCGCCTACCGCGACACCGGTACGGGCGACCTCGTGGTCCTGCTCCACTCCGGTTACGTCGACCATCGCCTCTTCGAGGGCCAGATACCGGCCCTCGAAGAGGCCGGTTACCGCGTCGTCGCGGTCGACATCCGCGGCCATGGCTGGTCCGCCAACGCGAGCGAGCCCTTCCGCTGGGCCGATGACCTCGCCGTCCTGCTGCGCCATCTCGACGCCGGTCCCGCGGTGCTGGTCGGGGTGTCGATGGGCGGGGCCGTCGCGAGCGACACCGCGATCGAGTACCCGGAGCTGGTCCGGGGGATCGTCCTCAGCGGGGCCTCGGCCAGCGACTTCCACTACACGGACCCGCGCTCCGCGGAATTCCTGGCCGAGTCCGCCAAAACCCTGCAAGCCGGCGACATCGAGGGCTGGCTGAAGGTGTTCCGCAGGTCCGTCGCGGGCGTGCACCGCACGACCGCCGAGGTCGACCCGGCCATCCTGGAGCGCGTGACCGAGATGGCCCTGCACACCATCGCCAAGCACACGCCGGGGGAGCACAACTGGCACGTCCCCATGACCGACACCTGGCCCCGCGTACCGAAGATCGACGTCCCGGTGCTCACCGTCAACGGCGCCCTCGACTCGCCCGACCTGATCGCCGACGCGGAACGCTTCGCCCGCACCGTCCAGAACGGCCGCTCCGTGATCGTCGAGGGCACCTCGCACTTCCCCAACCTGGAGAAGCCCGAGCAGTTCAACGCGATCCTCGCGGACTTCCTCGGTTCGCTCTGA
- a CDS encoding MarR family winged helix-turn-helix transcriptional regulator has translation MNDTAEPLPPDELGDRVSEVFDLIGALYRRGLRKLEQGEQAEGVSVGVRSVLVLLRRYGAMTVPQMGRIMALTRQFVQRMVNDAVAGGWAEITPNPAHQRSSLIRITSEGETVIDTILAREHALNRQVGGDLTDAELRACTRVLKEMLRTFDHVDVD, from the coding sequence GTGAACGACACCGCCGAACCACTGCCCCCCGACGAACTCGGCGACCGCGTCTCCGAGGTGTTCGACCTGATCGGCGCGCTCTACCGGCGCGGCCTGCGCAAGCTGGAGCAGGGCGAACAGGCCGAGGGAGTCTCCGTCGGCGTGCGCTCGGTCCTGGTTCTGCTGCGCAGGTACGGGGCCATGACGGTGCCTCAGATGGGCCGGATCATGGCGCTGACCCGGCAGTTCGTGCAGCGCATGGTCAACGACGCGGTGGCCGGGGGCTGGGCGGAGATCACACCCAACCCCGCGCACCAGCGGTCCTCGCTGATCCGGATCACCAGCGAGGGCGAGACGGTCATCGACACGATCCTCGCGCGCGAGCACGCTCTGAACCGGCAGGTCGGGGGCGATCTGACCGATGCCGAGCTCCGGGCGTGCACGCGCGTGCTGAAGGAGATGCTGCGCACCTTCGACCACGTGGACGTGGACTGA
- a CDS encoding CapA family protein, with protein MTTTLTRRQTKTTLSALSALLITALAATTGCQGQDPPDRHRRTGHPASPVEARGFTLVASGDVLPHTSIIERANTDAGGDGYDFRPMLAGVKPVVSGADLAICHMETVYGAHGDYTGYPTFKSPPQVAAALAATGYDGCSTASNHTLDDGAAGIHRTLDALDRVGVRHAGSARTAAEAGGATVLRAGGAKVAHLAYTYDTNGFPLPEGQPWAVNLIDRDRIVADARAARKAGADVVVVSLHWGTEWQDDPDEQQLNLGKELTASRTAGRPDVDLILGTHAHIPQAYEKVNGTWVIYGMGDQIAGEMFNYDGAQDPRGNQSTIGRFTFAPPAHPGARWEVKKAEFIPQMFDLDSGRVVNLNRAIARGADLSGVRDRIRDVVLGRGAAKDGLRMGE; from the coding sequence ATGACGACCACCTTGACGCGGCGACAGACGAAGACGACTCTGTCGGCCCTGTCGGCCCTCCTCATCACGGCCCTGGCGGCCACCACGGGCTGCCAGGGCCAGGACCCACCCGACCGGCACCGGCGCACCGGCCACCCCGCCTCCCCCGTCGAGGCTCGCGGCTTCACCCTCGTCGCCTCCGGTGACGTCCTGCCGCACACCTCGATCATCGAGCGGGCGAACACCGACGCGGGCGGCGACGGGTACGACTTCCGGCCGATGCTGGCCGGCGTGAAACCGGTGGTGTCCGGCGCCGATCTGGCGATCTGTCACATGGAGACGGTCTACGGCGCGCACGGCGACTACACCGGCTACCCCACCTTCAAGTCCCCGCCCCAGGTCGCAGCGGCCCTCGCCGCCACCGGTTACGACGGCTGCTCCACCGCCTCCAACCACACCCTCGACGACGGCGCCGCCGGCATCCACCGCACCCTCGACGCGCTCGACCGCGTGGGTGTACGGCACGCCGGATCGGCCCGTACGGCGGCCGAGGCGGGCGGTGCGACCGTCCTGCGGGCCGGTGGCGCCAAGGTCGCGCACCTCGCGTACACCTACGACACGAACGGCTTCCCGCTCCCCGAGGGCCAGCCCTGGGCCGTCAACCTGATCGACCGGGACCGGATCGTCGCGGACGCCCGGGCCGCCCGGAAGGCCGGCGCCGACGTGGTCGTCGTATCACTGCACTGGGGCACCGAATGGCAGGACGATCCCGATGAGCAGCAGCTGAACCTGGGCAAGGAGCTCACCGCCTCCCGCACCGCCGGCCGGCCCGACGTCGATCTGATCCTCGGCACCCACGCCCACATCCCGCAGGCGTACGAGAAGGTCAACGGCACCTGGGTCATCTACGGCATGGGCGACCAGATCGCCGGCGAGATGTTCAACTACGACGGTGCCCAGGACCCGCGCGGCAACCAGAGCACCATCGGCCGCTTCACCTTCGCCCCGCCCGCGCACCCTGGCGCCCGCTGGGAGGTCAAGAAGGCCGAGTTCATCCCGCAGATGTTCGACCTCGACTCCGGGCGGGTGGTCAACCTCAACCGGGCGATCGCGCGGGGCGCCGACCTGAGCGGCGTGCGCGACCGCATCCGGGACGTCGTCCTCGGCCGGGGCGCGGCGAAGGACGGGCTCCGTATGGGGGAGTGA
- a CDS encoding sigma-70 family RNA polymerase sigma factor, with the protein MTAGTTTITNGTTAEHELAALQREHGRPLFALLLRLCDGDRQRAEDLLQETFVRAWQHPEALRADAFDSVRPWLLTVGRRLAIDARRARQARPAEVGDAVLESARVCADHAERSAATLDVREAVKTLTPEHREVLVQVYFQGASVAEAAAALGIPPGTVKSRAYYALRALRRVLPGYAADLR; encoded by the coding sequence ATGACGGCCGGAACCACCACCATCACGAACGGGACGACCGCCGAGCACGAGCTGGCCGCGTTGCAGCGCGAGCACGGCCGGCCGCTCTTCGCGCTGCTCCTACGGCTCTGCGACGGCGACCGGCAGCGTGCCGAGGATCTGCTCCAGGAGACGTTCGTACGCGCCTGGCAGCACCCCGAGGCGCTGCGCGCCGATGCCTTCGACTCCGTACGCCCCTGGCTGCTCACCGTCGGACGGCGGCTCGCGATCGACGCGCGGCGGGCCCGCCAGGCGCGTCCCGCCGAGGTCGGGGACGCGGTATTGGAGAGCGCGCGGGTCTGCGCCGATCACGCCGAGCGCTCCGCGGCGACGCTCGACGTGCGCGAGGCTGTGAAGACACTCACTCCGGAGCACCGTGAAGTCCTGGTGCAGGTGTATTTCCAGGGGGCGAGTGTGGCGGAGGCCGCCGCGGCGCTCGGGATTCCGCCCGGTACGGTGAAGTCTCGCGCGTACTACGCGCTGCGCGCCCTGCGCCGGGTTCTTCCGGGATATGCGGCCGACCTGCGGTGA
- a CDS encoding anti-sigma factor codes for MRSLERHRDVGAYALGVLDEAEAFRFEDHLMECASCTAHVTEFRPAARQLMLYRRATPRSVHPFAAPGPRFQDRLLGEVANRHRAGRRRWLYAVAAAVVIAAGGPAIAMVTSHGSSPAQVAATEAATDSATGVWAQVSAEDRTWGSQIDVQVKDAGGPHACILVAVGKDGSEQTVTSWMVPPHDGDATRTQGGSAMRLKDISKFEVRTMDGKHLVTIKAS; via the coding sequence ATGAGGTCCCTGGAACGGCATCGTGACGTCGGCGCCTACGCGCTGGGCGTGCTGGACGAGGCGGAGGCTTTCCGCTTCGAGGACCACCTCATGGAGTGCGCCAGCTGCACGGCGCACGTCACCGAGTTCCGGCCCGCCGCCCGGCAGCTCATGCTGTACCGGCGCGCGACGCCGCGCTCCGTGCACCCCTTCGCCGCCCCCGGCCCCCGCTTCCAGGACCGGCTGCTCGGCGAGGTGGCCAACCGCCACCGGGCCGGGCGCCGGCGGTGGCTCTACGCGGTGGCCGCCGCCGTGGTCATCGCCGCGGGCGGGCCTGCGATCGCGATGGTGACCTCGCACGGCTCCTCGCCGGCCCAGGTCGCCGCCACCGAGGCCGCGACCGACTCCGCCACCGGCGTGTGGGCCCAGGTCTCGGCCGAGGACCGGACCTGGGGCAGCCAGATCGACGTACAGGTCAAGGACGCGGGCGGCCCGCACGCCTGCATCCTCGTCGCCGTCGGCAAGGACGGCTCCGAGCAGACGGTGACGAGCTGGATGGTGCCCCCGCACGACGGCGACGCCACCCGTACGCAGGGCGGCTCCGCGATGCGCCTGAAGGACATCAGCAAGTTCGAGGTACGCACGATGGACGGCAAGCACCTGGTGACGATCAAGGCGTCCTGA
- a CDS encoding cysteine hydrolase family protein: protein MPSTTLRELNGFDPAPASLASATLILIDYQNTYTQGVMELDGWQGALDAGAGLLALAREAGAEVIHVINDGGEGTPYDIRAEIGRIHPKVAPVGGEAVVVKTLPNAFLDTELADLVDAAGNKDVVIAGFMTHMCVAFTAQGAFLRGNRPTVVADASATRALRTAVAEVSAEQVHHGALATIGDLYGVVVPSAASLN from the coding sequence ATGCCTTCGACCACTCTGCGGGAACTCAACGGCTTCGACCCGGCGCCGGCGTCCCTCGCGTCCGCGACGCTGATCCTGATCGACTACCAGAACACCTACACCCAGGGAGTGATGGAACTCGACGGGTGGCAGGGCGCTCTCGACGCGGGTGCCGGGCTGCTCGCCCTGGCCAGGGAAGCGGGCGCCGAGGTCATCCACGTCATCAACGACGGCGGCGAGGGCACCCCGTACGACATCAGGGCCGAGATCGGCCGGATCCACCCGAAGGTCGCCCCCGTCGGCGGCGAGGCCGTCGTCGTCAAGACGCTGCCCAACGCCTTCCTCGACACCGAGCTCGCCGACCTCGTGGACGCCGCCGGGAACAAGGATGTCGTGATCGCCGGCTTCATGACGCACATGTGTGTGGCGTTCACCGCCCAGGGCGCGTTCCTGCGCGGTAACCGGCCCACCGTCGTCGCCGACGCCAGCGCAACGCGGGCTCTGCGAACGGCAGTTGCCGAGGTGTCCGCCGAACAGGTGCACCACGGCGCACTGGCGACGATCGGCGACCTGTACGGAGTCGTCGTCCCGTCCGCCGCGTCACTGAACTGA